In Sodalis ligni, a single genomic region encodes these proteins:
- a CDS encoding ABC transporter permease, with protein MSRIENFYHRGVVTVMLIILLSPLVATLIYAFSSQWGSTILPEGFTLKWMTELLQDPRFLIALEHSLIICFGALALSVVLVLPLMFVIAYYFPRLDSVMNILILLPFAVPPVVSSVGLLQLYSDGPLALTGTPWILIGCYFTIALPFIYRAITNNMQAIHLRDLMDAAQLLGASTWKAAILVVLPNLRKGCMIALLLSFSFLIGEFVFANLLVGNRFETLQVYLYNLRNGSGHLTSALVISYFLVVLLLTLAANTVNKDKD; from the coding sequence ATGTCGCGTATTGAAAATTTCTATCACCGTGGCGTGGTCACGGTCATGCTGATTATCCTGTTATCACCGTTGGTCGCCACGTTGATTTACGCATTTTCCAGCCAGTGGGGCTCGACGATTTTGCCCGAAGGCTTCACGTTGAAGTGGATGACCGAGCTATTGCAGGATCCCCGCTTCCTGATTGCGCTGGAGCACTCATTAATCATCTGTTTCGGCGCCCTGGCGTTATCGGTGGTGCTGGTGCTGCCCTTAATGTTTGTGATTGCTTACTATTTTCCCCGGCTTGATTCAGTTATGAATATCCTGATCCTGCTGCCGTTTGCCGTACCGCCGGTGGTGTCATCGGTAGGCTTGTTGCAGCTCTATTCCGACGGCCCGCTGGCGCTCACCGGTACGCCATGGATCCTGATCGGTTGTTATTTCACCATAGCGCTGCCCTTTATCTACCGGGCCATTACCAACAATATGCAGGCCATTCATTTGCGCGATCTGATGGATGCGGCGCAGTTGCTGGGGGCCAGCACCTGGAAAGCGGCAATTTTGGTGGTGCTGCCGAATCTGCGTAAAGGCTGTATGATCGCGTTGCTGCTGTCCTTCTCTTTTCTGATAGGTGAGTTTGTGTTCGCTAACCTGCTGGTGGGCAACCGCTTTGAAACGCTGCAGGTTTACCTGTACAACCTGCGTAACGGCAGCGGTCATTTAACCAGCGCGCTGGTCATCTCATACTTCCTGGTGGTACTGCTGCTGACCCTGGCGGCGAATACCGTTAACAAGGACAAGGATTAA
- a CDS encoding ABC transporter permease: MKGKWLAAAIMLPFVLFFCAFQIAPMIWMAFNSFNSETDGWGFANYQEILTSPFYRQAIVFSLEITFWSSLFGLLIALVCSYSLRQLGATRLRTAVMSFTNMTSNFTGVPLAFAFIILLGTNGCVTLILRRYGVLEDFNLYSKPGLMVLYTYFQIPLGVLLLYPAFDALSEDWRESAALLGAGQVHYWRYIGLPVLAPALLGTFVILLANALGAYATIYALTGGNFNVIPIRIAALVAGDLDLDPNMASALGMFLVVLMVFITLVHQWIIRRSYTHARP; encoded by the coding sequence ATGAAGGGTAAATGGCTGGCGGCGGCCATCATGTTGCCCTTTGTCCTGTTTTTCTGCGCCTTCCAGATTGCGCCGATGATTTGGATGGCTTTTAACAGTTTTAACAGCGAGACGGACGGATGGGGATTTGCCAATTACCAGGAGATACTCACCTCGCCGTTTTACCGGCAGGCCATCGTTTTTTCCCTTGAGATAACCTTCTGGTCCAGCCTGTTCGGCCTGTTGATCGCACTGGTGTGCAGCTATTCACTGCGCCAGCTGGGCGCCACCCGATTGCGCACCGCGGTGATGTCTTTTACCAATATGACCAGTAACTTTACCGGGGTGCCCCTGGCGTTCGCCTTTATCATCCTGCTGGGCACCAACGGCTGCGTCACGCTGATTCTGCGCCGTTACGGCGTGCTGGAGGACTTTAACCTTTACTCCAAACCCGGATTGATGGTGCTTTATACCTATTTTCAAATTCCGCTGGGGGTGCTGCTGCTCTATCCGGCGTTCGACGCCTTAAGCGAGGATTGGCGAGAGTCAGCGGCGTTGCTGGGGGCAGGACAGGTGCATTACTGGCGCTACATTGGCTTACCGGTGCTGGCGCCTGCCCTGTTGGGTACCTTCGTTATTTTGCTGGCAAACGCCCTGGGGGCTTACGCCACGATTTATGCGCTGACGGGCGGTAATTTCAACGTTATCCCGATTCGCATTGCCGCCCTGGTGGCGGGGGATCTGGACCTGGATCCGAATATGGCCAGCGCCTTGGGTATGTTCCTGGTGGTGCTGATGGTCTTTATTACCCTAGTGCATCAATGGATCATCCGGCGGAGCTACACCCATGCCCGTCCTTAA
- a CDS encoding alkaline phosphatase family protein — protein sequence MKTVLVILDGLNYQVAYDAMGYLHAECAAGHGCLYSLECELPSLSRPLYECILTGMPPVESGVVHNNVVRLSRHRSIFHYARAAGLTTAAAAYHWVSELYNRAPFDAARDRHTLDPEAAIQYGHFYHADHYPDSHVFEDAESLRLRYQPDFLLIHPMNIDDAGHRFGLSTPQYRNAARTADGLLSLYLPEWLAGGYQVLVTADHGMNDDRSHGGILPEERQVPLFVFGEAFSQSPAAVRQTELCGTVCSLLGVEHDKPVCGGILK from the coding sequence ATGAAAACTGTGCTGGTGATACTGGACGGATTAAATTATCAGGTAGCCTATGACGCCATGGGTTATCTGCATGCGGAATGCGCGGCGGGGCACGGATGCCTCTATTCGCTGGAATGTGAATTGCCGTCATTATCGCGGCCATTGTACGAATGCATTCTTACCGGCATGCCGCCGGTGGAGAGCGGCGTGGTCCACAATAATGTGGTGCGGCTTTCCCGTCATCGCAGTATTTTTCATTATGCCCGCGCCGCCGGTTTGACCACCGCGGCCGCGGCGTATCATTGGGTAAGCGAACTCTACAATCGCGCGCCGTTCGATGCGGCCCGCGATCGCCATACCCTCGACCCTGAGGCCGCCATTCAGTACGGGCATTTTTACCATGCGGATCATTATCCCGATTCCCATGTGTTTGAAGACGCCGAAAGCCTGCGGCTGCGTTATCAGCCGGATTTCCTGTTAATCCATCCGATGAACATCGACGATGCCGGCCACCGTTTCGGTTTATCCACGCCGCAATACCGTAACGCGGCGCGGACGGCGGACGGGCTGTTGTCGTTATATCTGCCGGAGTGGCTGGCCGGGGGTTATCAGGTCCTGGTGACCGCGGATCACGGTATGAACGATGACCGTAGCCATGGCGGAATTCTGCCGGAAGAGCGCCAGGTGCCGCTGTTTGTCTTCGGCGAAGCGTTCAGCCAATCGCCGGCGGCGGTGCGGCAAACTGAACTCTGCGGCACGGTATGTTCTTTGCTGGGGGTGGAGCATGATAAACCGGTCTGTGGGGGGATACTCAAATGA
- a CDS encoding ABC transporter substrate-binding protein, which produces MKLLFASVLTTAILLASQAGYAAPADVAALQKAAQQEGEVNSVGMPDSWANWKDTWADLSSKYGLKHSDTDMSSAQEIAKFLAEKNNASADIGDVGSSFGPLAVQKGVAQPYKPSTWDQVPAWAKDKDGNWALAYTGTIAFIVNKQTVKQIPHSWADLLNGSYKVSVGDVSTAAQAVNGVLAATYAMGGNEKNLKPGLDFFAKLAKAGRLGLNNPTIASLEKGEVDVGIVWDFNGLNYRDTIDKTRFEVLIPSDGSITSGYTTIINKYAKHPNAAKFAREYIFSDAGQINLARGYARPIRIEHLTLPEDVKAKLLPIGQYKNAHPIADQAAWEQSAKTLPRLWQENVMISMQQ; this is translated from the coding sequence ATGAAACTTTTGTTCGCTTCAGTGTTAACAACCGCGATTTTGCTGGCCAGCCAGGCCGGTTACGCCGCACCCGCCGATGTGGCGGCGTTACAAAAAGCAGCACAACAAGAAGGCGAGGTTAATAGTGTCGGTATGCCGGACAGCTGGGCAAACTGGAAAGACACCTGGGCGGATTTGTCCAGTAAATACGGACTCAAGCACAGCGATACCGATATGAGTTCGGCCCAGGAAATCGCCAAGTTTCTGGCGGAAAAAAATAACGCCAGCGCCGATATCGGCGACGTGGGATCCTCTTTCGGGCCTTTGGCGGTACAAAAAGGCGTAGCGCAACCCTATAAACCCAGTACCTGGGATCAGGTGCCCGCCTGGGCAAAGGATAAGGACGGCAACTGGGCGTTGGCCTATACCGGCACCATCGCTTTTATCGTCAATAAGCAGACGGTAAAACAAATACCCCATAGCTGGGCCGATCTTCTTAACGGCAGTTACAAGGTTTCCGTAGGGGACGTCAGCACCGCGGCGCAGGCGGTTAACGGCGTCCTGGCGGCGACCTATGCCATGGGCGGCAACGAGAAGAACCTGAAACCGGGCCTGGATTTCTTTGCCAAGCTGGCCAAAGCCGGGCGGTTGGGACTGAATAATCCCACTATCGCTTCGCTGGAAAAAGGGGAAGTGGATGTGGGCATCGTCTGGGATTTCAACGGCCTTAACTATCGCGATACCATCGACAAAACCCGCTTCGAGGTGCTGATTCCTTCCGACGGCTCCATTACCTCGGGTTATACCACCATCATCAATAAATACGCCAAACACCCCAACGCCGCGAAATTTGCCCGGGAATATATCTTCTCCGACGCCGGACAAATCAACCTGGCCAGAGGTTATGCCCGTCCTATTCGTATAGAACATTTGACCCTGCCGGAGGATGTCAAAGCCAAACTGCTGCCTATCGGGCAATATAAAAACGCCCATCCCATCGCCGATCAGGCCGCTTGGGAGCAGAGCGCTAAAACCTTACCTCGGCTGTGGCAGGAAAATGTCATGATATCCATGCAGCAGTAA
- a CDS encoding UTRA domain-containing protein, translating into MPQNDAPFLQSLSRQKTVTAICQAISGWITQGVLTHNDRLPAERILSEQFATTRITLREALGQLEAQGMIYREERRGWFVSPPRIIYNPLQRSHFHAMVREQGRKPDTEVLDAGEIVAPDAICAHLDLPVGGRVFCIRRVRRIDGRAVLYVEHYLNVAFFPAILQEDLTSSLTELYANRYGIRYGKVRFDMLPTTFPLAASQALKVADNSPALFITRINRDQYARIIDCDLEYWRYDTLHISVEAE; encoded by the coding sequence ATGCCTCAAAATGACGCTCCTTTTCTGCAAAGCCTTTCCCGGCAGAAAACCGTTACCGCCATTTGCCAGGCCATTAGCGGCTGGATCACCCAGGGCGTATTGACCCATAACGACCGTTTGCCGGCGGAGCGCATCCTTAGCGAGCAGTTCGCCACCACCCGCATCACCCTAAGAGAAGCCCTGGGTCAATTGGAAGCACAAGGGATGATTTATCGCGAGGAGCGCCGCGGCTGGTTTGTCAGCCCGCCGCGGATTATCTATAACCCGCTTCAGCGCAGCCATTTTCATGCCATGGTCAGGGAACAGGGACGAAAACCGGATACCGAAGTATTGGATGCCGGTGAAATCGTGGCGCCGGACGCGATATGCGCCCATCTGGACCTGCCGGTGGGGGGGCGGGTATTTTGTATTCGACGGGTGCGACGCATCGACGGGCGGGCGGTGCTTTATGTGGAGCATTATCTCAATGTCGCTTTTTTCCCGGCGATTTTGCAAGAAGATCTCACCTCTTCCCTCACCGAACTCTACGCTAACCGCTATGGGATCCGTTATGGCAAGGTCCGTTTCGACATGTTGCCCACCACCTTTCCCCTCGCGGCATCGCAGGCGCTGAAGGTGGCGGATAACAGCCCGGCGCTGTTTATTACCCGTATCAATCGCGATCAGTATGCGCGGATTATCGATTGTGACTTGGAATATTGGCGTTATGACACGCTGCATATCAGCGTGGAAGCGGAATAA
- a CDS encoding Dabb family protein, producing the protein MIQHNVLFRFKATLGEDEIHRISAALLTMDRYIPGIINASWHENISREQHDYGFRHKISLYFADNDALEIYLNHRHHLYVRENIILPSLTDGVCSVLIFDALLSREAET; encoded by the coding sequence ATGATTCAACATAACGTGTTGTTCCGGTTCAAGGCGACGCTCGGCGAAGATGAAATTCATCGCATCAGCGCAGCGTTATTGACCATGGATCGGTATATTCCGGGTATTATCAACGCTTCATGGCATGAAAATATCAGCCGCGAACAACACGATTACGGATTCAGGCACAAAATAAGCCTTTATTTTGCCGATAATGACGCGCTGGAAATTTATCTTAACCACCGCCATCATCTTTATGTCCGGGAAAATATTATTCTGCCGTCTCTCACCGACGGGGTCTGTTCAGTGCTGATTTTCGATGCGTTATTATCCCGGGAAGCCGAGACCTGA
- the metH gene encoding methionine synthase, giving the protein MVLDGAMGTMIQSYRLEEADYRGERFAQWPSDLKGNNDLLVLSKPEVISAIHYAYLEAGADILETNTFNSTAIAMADYQMESLVGELNFEAARLARQCADEWTARTPDKPRYVAGVLGPTNRTASISPDVNDPAFRNVTFDQLVSAYRESVHALVEGGADLIMVETIFDTLNAKAAIFAIETEFEAMGVELPVMISGTITDASGRTLSGQTTEAFYNSLRHVKPLSFGLNCALGPDELRQYVAELSRIAECYISAHPNAGLPNAFGEYDLGPDVMARQIKEWAGAGFLNIVGGCCGTTPEHIAAIVRAIEGIPPRQLPDRPVACRLAGLEPLNIDKDTLFVNVGERTNVTGSARFKRLIKEEKYNEALAVALQQVESGAQVIDINMDEGMLDSEAAMVRFLSLIAGEPDISRVPIMIDSSKWDVIEQGLKCIQGKGIVNSISMKEGEEVFIHHARLVRRYGAAVVVMAFDEDGQADTRARKIAICRRAYRILTETVGFPPEDIIFDPNIFAIATGIEEHNNYAMDFIGACADIKAELPHALISGGVSNVSFSFRGNEPVREAIHAVFLYHAIRNGMDMGIVNAGQLAIYDDLSAELREAVEDVVLNRRADGTERLLELAEKYRGGKTDEVSKQQQAEWRGWPVIKRLEYALIKGITEFIEPDTEEARQQAAQPIEVIEGPLMSGMNVVGDLFGAGKMFLPQVVKSARVMKQAVAYLEPFIQAGKQQKKAAGKVLLATVKGDVHDIGKNIVGVVLQCNNYEIIDLGVMVPMDKILKTAREMNVDIIGLSGLITPSLDEMVNVAKEMERQGFTLPLLIGGATTSKAHTAVKIERNYSGPTIYVQNASRSVGVVSALLSDAQRDEFVQKTRSEYDTVRIQHGRKKPRTPPVTLQAARDNDAAMDWEHYTPPVAHRLGIQAVTASIETLRNYIDWTPFFMTWSLAGKYPRLLQDEVIGEEARRLFADANAMLDKLSAEKSLLPRGVVGLFPANRVGDDIEIYRDESRREVVAVSHHLRQQTEKTDFANYCLADFVAPKSSGKADYLGAFAVTAGLEEDQLAADYDALHDDYNKIMVKALSDRLAEAFAEYLHERVRKVYWGYAATENLSNEELIRENYQGIRPAPGYPACPDHTEKEAIWRLLNVDENTGMRLTESYAMWPGASVSGWYFSHPDSKYYAVAQIQRDQVEDYAARKSMPVAEVERWLAPNLGYDAD; this is encoded by the coding sequence ATGGTGCTGGACGGCGCCATGGGCACCATGATCCAGAGCTACCGGTTGGAGGAAGCGGACTACCGGGGCGAGCGCTTTGCCCAGTGGCCAAGCGATTTGAAGGGCAATAACGATTTGCTGGTGCTCAGCAAGCCCGAGGTGATTTCCGCGATTCACTACGCCTACCTTGAAGCGGGCGCCGACATTCTGGAAACCAATACCTTTAACTCCACCGCCATCGCCATGGCCGATTACCAGATGGAGTCGCTGGTTGGCGAGCTTAATTTCGAAGCCGCCCGGCTGGCACGCCAGTGCGCCGATGAATGGACGGCGCGCACTCCGGATAAACCGCGTTATGTTGCCGGCGTCCTGGGCCCCACCAACCGCACCGCCTCGATTTCCCCGGATGTAAACGATCCGGCGTTCCGCAACGTGACCTTTGATCAGTTAGTAAGTGCTTACAGAGAGTCGGTGCACGCATTGGTTGAGGGGGGCGCGGATTTGATTATGGTGGAAACCATTTTCGATACCCTCAACGCCAAGGCGGCAATATTCGCCATTGAAACCGAATTTGAAGCCATGGGCGTAGAGTTGCCGGTGATGATTTCCGGCACCATCACCGATGCCTCGGGACGGACGCTTTCCGGCCAGACCACGGAAGCCTTTTACAACTCCCTGCGGCACGTTAAACCGCTGTCGTTCGGTTTGAACTGCGCCCTTGGCCCGGATGAGCTGCGGCAGTATGTCGCCGAGCTGTCCAGGATTGCCGAGTGTTACATCAGCGCCCATCCCAATGCCGGGTTGCCCAATGCCTTCGGCGAGTACGATCTCGGCCCCGATGTTATGGCCAGGCAAATCAAGGAGTGGGCCGGCGCCGGTTTTTTGAATATCGTCGGCGGCTGCTGCGGCACCACGCCGGAGCATATCGCCGCCATCGTCCGGGCCATTGAGGGCATACCGCCGCGCCAGCTGCCGGATCGGCCGGTGGCCTGCCGCCTGGCGGGGCTGGAACCCCTTAATATCGACAAAGACACCCTGTTTGTGAACGTGGGCGAACGGACTAATGTCACCGGCTCTGCGCGCTTCAAACGCCTGATAAAAGAAGAAAAGTACAATGAAGCCCTGGCGGTGGCCCTTCAGCAGGTGGAAAGCGGCGCCCAGGTTATCGATATCAACATGGATGAGGGCATGCTGGATTCCGAAGCCGCCATGGTGCGTTTTCTGAGCCTGATTGCCGGAGAGCCGGACATCTCCCGCGTACCCATCATGATCGACTCCTCCAAATGGGATGTTATCGAGCAAGGCCTTAAATGCATCCAGGGCAAAGGCATCGTCAACTCCATCTCCATGAAGGAAGGCGAGGAGGTCTTTATCCACCATGCCCGCCTGGTGCGCCGTTACGGCGCCGCGGTGGTGGTGATGGCTTTTGACGAGGACGGACAGGCGGATACCCGCGCGCGCAAAATAGCCATCTGCCGCCGGGCTTACCGTATCCTGACCGAGACGGTGGGCTTTCCGCCGGAAGATATCATTTTTGATCCGAATATCTTTGCCATCGCCACCGGCATTGAGGAGCATAACAATTATGCGATGGATTTTATCGGCGCCTGTGCCGATATCAAGGCCGAACTGCCCCATGCGCTGATTTCCGGCGGTGTCTCCAACGTGTCTTTCTCGTTTCGCGGCAATGAACCGGTGCGGGAAGCCATTCATGCGGTATTCCTTTATCACGCCATCCGCAACGGTATGGATATGGGTATCGTCAATGCCGGGCAATTGGCCATTTATGACGATTTGTCGGCTGAGCTGCGCGAGGCGGTGGAGGATGTGGTGCTTAATCGCCGCGCCGACGGCACCGAGCGGTTGCTGGAACTGGCGGAGAAGTACCGCGGCGGCAAGACCGACGAAGTCAGTAAGCAGCAGCAGGCGGAATGGCGCGGATGGCCGGTGATAAAACGCCTGGAGTATGCCTTGATAAAAGGCATTACCGAGTTTATCGAGCCCGATACCGAAGAAGCGCGGCAGCAGGCGGCACAGCCCATCGAGGTCATTGAAGGGCCGCTGATGTCCGGCATGAACGTGGTGGGAGATCTGTTTGGCGCCGGCAAGATGTTTTTGCCGCAGGTAGTGAAATCGGCGCGGGTCATGAAGCAGGCGGTGGCTTACCTGGAGCCTTTTATCCAGGCCGGTAAGCAGCAAAAGAAAGCGGCGGGAAAAGTCCTGCTGGCGACGGTAAAGGGTGATGTCCACGATATCGGTAAAAATATCGTCGGCGTGGTGTTGCAATGCAATAACTATGAAATCATCGACCTGGGGGTAATGGTTCCGATGGACAAAATCCTGAAGACCGCCCGGGAGATGAACGTGGATATCATCGGTCTGTCCGGCTTGATTACCCCGTCGCTGGATGAAATGGTCAACGTCGCCAAGGAGATGGAGCGGCAGGGATTCACGCTGCCGCTGCTGATTGGCGGCGCAACCACCTCCAAGGCCCATACCGCGGTGAAAATCGAGCGCAACTACAGCGGACCGACGATTTATGTCCAGAACGCGTCCCGTAGCGTGGGGGTGGTTTCCGCACTGCTGTCCGATGCGCAACGGGACGAATTTGTCCAGAAAACCCGCAGTGAATATGACACGGTGCGTATCCAGCATGGCCGTAAAAAGCCCCGTACCCCGCCGGTGACATTACAAGCCGCGCGGGACAATGACGCCGCCATGGACTGGGAGCATTACACTCCGCCGGTGGCCCATCGCCTGGGGATTCAGGCGGTGACGGCCTCCATTGAGACCTTGCGCAACTATATTGACTGGACGCCGTTTTTTATGACCTGGTCGCTGGCGGGTAAATATCCGCGCTTGCTGCAGGACGAGGTGATCGGCGAAGAAGCCCGGCGGCTGTTTGCCGATGCCAACGCCATGCTGGATAAGCTCTCCGCTGAAAAATCACTGCTCCCGCGCGGCGTGGTGGGGCTGTTTCCCGCCAACCGGGTGGGTGACGATATTGAAATCTATCGGGATGAAAGCCGCCGCGAGGTGGTTGCCGTCAGCCATCATCTGCGCCAGCAGACGGAAAAAACCGATTTCGCCAATTACTGCCTGGCAGACTTCGTGGCCCCGAAATCCAGCGGCAAGGCGGATTATCTCGGCGCGTTTGCCGTGACCGCCGGTTTGGAGGAAGACCAACTGGCCGCGGACTATGACGCCCTGCATGACGATTACAATAAAATCATGGTAAAAGCCTTATCCGATCGGTTGGCTGAAGCGTTTGCCGAGTACCTGCACGAACGGGTGCGTAAAGTCTATTGGGGGTATGCCGCTACGGAAAACCTCAGCAACGAGGAGTTGATCCGGGAAAATTATCAGGGTATCCGCCCGGCGCCGGGCTACCCCGCCTGTCCCGATCATACGGAAAAAGAGGCTATCTGGCGCCTGCTCAACGTTGACGAAAATACCGGCATGCGGTTGACTGAATCCTATGCCATGTGGCCGGGAGCATCGGTTTCCGGCTGGTATTTCAGCCACCCCGACAGTAAATATTATGCCGTGGCGCAAATTCAGCGGGATCAGGTGGAGGACTATGCCGCCCGTAAGAGTATGCCGGTGGCGGAAGTTGAACGCTGGCTGGCGCCTAATCTCGGCTACGATGCCGATTGA
- the gntK gene encoding gluconokinase — MTTTSNHIFVLMGVSGSGKSVVASALARELSAAFLDGDFLHPRANIEKMAAGHALNDDDRAPWLAAINDAAFAMQRTNAVSIIVCSSLKKRYRDRLRQGNDNLSFIYLKGSFEVIEERMKARKGHFFKSEMLVTQFDTLEEPGADEPDVFVVNIAQPVEKVIDDTLNYIRQFNQ; from the coding sequence ATGACAACTACATCCAACCATATCTTCGTTTTAATGGGCGTTTCAGGCAGCGGCAAATCCGTTGTAGCCAGCGCCCTGGCCCGCGAGCTTTCGGCCGCGTTTCTGGATGGCGATTTCCTCCATCCCCGCGCCAACATTGAAAAAATGGCGGCGGGCCATGCGTTAAACGATGATGATCGCGCGCCCTGGCTGGCGGCGATTAACGATGCCGCTTTCGCCATGCAGCGCACCAACGCGGTCTCCATCATCGTCTGTTCGTCGCTGAAAAAGCGGTATCGCGATCGCCTGCGGCAGGGGAATGACAATCTCTCCTTCATCTATCTCAAGGGCAGCTTCGAGGTAATTGAAGAACGCATGAAGGCCCGTAAAGGCCACTTTTTCAAATCCGAGATGCTGGTGACCCAATTCGATACTCTGGAAGAACCCGGTGCGGACGAACCCGATGTATTCGTAGTCAATATCGCCCAGCCGGTGGAAAAAGTCATTGACGATACCTTGAATTATATCCGGCAGTTTAATCAGTAA
- the edd gene encoding phosphogluconate dehydratase: MNPTVARVTQRIIDRSTATRAAYLARIDDARTKTVHRAQLACGNLAHGFAACQPDDKAALKSLTHNDIAIITAYNDMLSAHQPYEYYPERLKAALHSAGAVGQVAAGVPAMCDGVTQGQDGMELSLMSREIIAMSAAIGLSHNMFDGALYLGICDKIVPGLVMAALSFGHLPAVFVPAGPMASGLPNKEKVRVRQLYAEGKLDRAAMLEAEAESYHSAGTCTFYGTANSNQMVMEMMGLHLPGSSFIQPNTPLRDALTDAAAVQVTRLTENSGNYLPVGRLVDEKVIVNGIVALLTTGGSTNHTMHLVAMARAAGIIINWDDFSELSDSVPLLARIYPNGPADINQFHDAGGVQLVIRELLKGGLLNEDVNTVAGFGLSRYTLEPWLDQGTLAWRESPETSLDPKVISTLESPFEHHGGTKVLDGNLGRAVMKTSAVPIANQVIEAPAVVFESQHDVGPAFDAGQLNKDCVIVVRYQGPRANGMPELHKLMPPLGVLLDRGYKIALVTDGRLSGASGKVPSAIHVTPEAFNGGLLAKARTGDMVRVNGVTGELSLLVEESELAQRTVALPDLSAGHMGSGRELFGALRSQLSGAEQGASCIVV; this comes from the coding sequence ATGAATCCTACCGTAGCCCGTGTAACGCAACGTATCATCGACCGTTCAACAGCCACCCGCGCCGCTTACCTGGCGCGCATAGACGATGCGCGCACCAAAACGGTCCACCGCGCCCAGTTAGCCTGCGGCAATCTGGCCCATGGTTTTGCTGCCTGCCAGCCCGACGATAAAGCCGCGCTGAAAAGCCTGACCCATAATGACATCGCCATTATCACCGCCTATAACGACATGCTGTCCGCCCATCAACCCTATGAATATTATCCGGAACGGTTGAAAGCCGCTTTGCATAGCGCCGGCGCGGTAGGCCAGGTGGCGGCCGGGGTTCCGGCCATGTGCGACGGTGTAACCCAGGGCCAGGACGGGATGGAACTCTCGCTCATGAGCCGCGAAATCATCGCCATGTCGGCGGCCATCGGCTTATCCCACAATATGTTCGATGGGGCGCTTTATCTCGGTATCTGCGACAAGATAGTCCCGGGCCTGGTGATGGCGGCGTTATCTTTCGGCCATCTGCCGGCGGTGTTTGTACCGGCCGGCCCCATGGCCAGCGGTTTACCGAATAAGGAAAAAGTCCGGGTCCGGCAACTCTATGCGGAAGGGAAGCTTGACCGGGCCGCCATGCTGGAAGCAGAAGCCGAGTCTTATCACAGCGCCGGCACCTGTACGTTCTACGGTACCGCCAACTCTAACCAGATGGTCATGGAAATGATGGGGCTGCATCTGCCGGGTTCCTCCTTTATCCAGCCGAACACCCCGCTGCGTGACGCCCTCACCGATGCCGCAGCCGTCCAGGTTACCCGTCTGACGGAAAACAGCGGCAATTACCTGCCCGTCGGCCGGTTGGTGGATGAAAAGGTCATCGTGAACGGCATTGTGGCATTGCTCACCACCGGCGGTTCCACCAATCACACCATGCATCTGGTGGCCATGGCCCGCGCCGCCGGCATCATCATCAACTGGGACGATTTTTCCGAACTCTCCGATTCGGTGCCTTTGCTGGCGCGGATATATCCAAACGGCCCGGCGGACATCAATCAGTTCCACGATGCCGGCGGTGTCCAATTGGTGATTCGCGAACTGCTGAAAGGCGGATTGCTCAATGAAGACGTCAATACCGTCGCCGGATTCGGCTTAAGCCGCTATACCCTTGAACCTTGGCTGGATCAGGGTACCCTGGCCTGGCGCGAAAGTCCCGAGACTTCCCTGGATCCGAAAGTGATTTCCACGCTGGAAAGCCCGTTCGAGCATCATGGCGGCACCAAGGTGTTGGACGGCAACCTGGGGCGTGCGGTAATGAAGACCTCCGCCGTACCCATCGCCAACCAGGTTATTGAAGCGCCGGCGGTGGTATTCGAAAGCCAGCATGACGTCGGTCCGGCCTTTGATGCCGGGCAGTTGAATAAAGACTGTGTCATCGTGGTGCGTTATCAGGGCCCCCGCGCCAACGGGATGCCGGAGCTGCACAAGCTGATGCCGCCCCTGGGCGTCCTGCTGGATCGCGGTTACAAAATAGCGCTGGTGACCGATGGGCGTCTTTCGGGCGCCTCGGGCAAAGTGCCCTCGGCAATCCACGTCACGCCGGAAGCCTTTAACGGCGGGTTGCTGGCGAAGGCCCGCACCGGCGATATGGTGCGGGTTAATGGCGTTACCGGCGAGTTGTCCCTGCTGGTGGAAGAAAGCGAACTGGCTCAACGTACCGTCGCGTTGCCCGATTTAAGCGCCGGCCATATGGGCAGCGGGCGGGAACTGTTCGGCGCCCTGCGCAGCCAGCTCTCCGGCGCCGAACAGGGTGCTAGCTGCATCGTCGTCTAA